Proteins from a single region of Phycisphaeraceae bacterium D3-23:
- the tdh gene encoding L-threonine 3-dehydrogenase, whose product MPETMKALVKAKPEEGIWMQDVPVPTIGINEVLIKVDRTGICGTDLHIYKWDAWASKTIPVPMVVGHEFVGEIVEVGSNVSVFKPGMVVSGEGHVICGRCRNCLAGRRHLCRDTQGVGVNRTGAFAEYIAIPYSNVWEHPSDIDRDVASIFDPFGNATHTALQWDLLGEDVLITGAGPIGIMAAAICKHAGARHVVVTDVNDYRLDLAATMGATHIVNVAQTSIAQTQKTLGMREGFDVGLEMSGNPRAFADMIANMAHGGKISILGIPEAGMAIDWNTVVFNMLTIKGIYGREMYETWYKMASMVQSGLDLTPVITHRFGVDDYQQGFDAMLSGQCGKVILSW is encoded by the coding sequence ATGCCTGAAACGATGAAAGCCCTGGTCAAAGCCAAGCCCGAAGAAGGCATCTGGATGCAGGACGTCCCCGTGCCGACGATCGGCATCAACGAGGTGCTCATCAAGGTCGACCGCACCGGCATCTGCGGGACCGACCTGCACATCTACAAATGGGACGCCTGGGCGAGCAAGACGATCCCCGTGCCGATGGTCGTCGGCCACGAGTTCGTCGGCGAGATCGTCGAAGTCGGCAGCAACGTCAGCGTCTTCAAGCCCGGCATGGTCGTGTCCGGCGAGGGTCACGTGATCTGCGGCCGCTGCCGCAACTGCCTCGCCGGCCGGCGGCACCTGTGCCGGGACACCCAGGGCGTCGGCGTGAACCGCACGGGTGCGTTCGCCGAGTACATCGCGATCCCCTACTCCAACGTCTGGGAGCACCCCAGCGATATCGACCGCGACGTCGCATCGATCTTCGACCCCTTCGGTAACGCGACGCACACCGCGCTGCAGTGGGACCTGCTGGGCGAGGACGTCCTCATCACCGGCGCGGGCCCGATCGGCATCATGGCCGCGGCGATCTGCAAACACGCGGGCGCGAGGCATGTCGTCGTCACCGATGTCAACGACTACCGCCTCGACCTCGCCGCGACGATGGGAGCGACGCATATCGTCAACGTCGCACAGACCTCGATCGCGCAGACACAGAAAACACTCGGCATGCGCGAGGGCTTCGACGTCGGTTTAGAGATGTCCGGCAACCCGCGTGCGTTTGCCGACATGATCGCCAACATGGCCCACGGCGGGAAGATCTCCATCCTCGGCATCCCCGAAGCCGGCATGGCCATCGACTGGAACACCGTCGTCTTCAACATGCTCACGATCAAGGGCATCTACGGCCGAGAGATGTACGAGACCTGGTACAAGATGGCATCGATGGTGCAGTCCGGCCTCGACCTCACCCCCGTCATCACTCATCGCTTCGGCGTCGACGACTACCAGCAAGGCTTCGACGCGATGCTGTCGGGGCAGTGCGGGAAGGTGATTTTGTCTTGGTGA